The genomic window ACaacaaaagtttctaaaagataataaaaaaactaCCATCTAACAGACAATGCCTAAATCATGTGACATTCCATTTAATGCATGAAGAGGTTTGGTTCACAGTAGCACTCCTAATTGATCCGTCGTGATGCAGCCAAGCATATTTGACCATATCCCTTTTCAATCCCTAGCCCAACTATTACATTTCATCAAGGGAATGCAGATTCATCCCCGAAATCCTTAATTTTTACATTTttccatatttatattttattctctAACTATAACTCATTGTTTATAAATTCATCAAGCTAAATAGAACACCCCTTGATTACTCTAACAGTGTTCTTTTGCTATTTTATGGATATTTTGTCCTTGGATTTGCTCTCTTTCTCCGAGGGGTAGCTAAGCCCCGAGCTTCCAAAAATAATCCTCATCACTAAAGTTTTGAATTGTTATAGGAAACACGCTTCGTCCAACCTCCTCCAAGCTTGAGGGTAGAGAACTGGAACTCAGGATGGACCAAATCTTTTCCCGATTGGAGGATTGGACTGTTAAGCAAAGTCCTCCCTCGAGCACGAAACGACTGTTaggatgttgatcatattaaatacaaaaatagaactgatacataaatatgggagATTTGAATTTGCAAAATAAAAGATCAAAGTAAATACTTCGATATTTCTTTAATTTATTGGGAAGAGAAGAACTGGAAGAGACCTAGGAGCTCTCCCGTTTTATTAAGATAATAAAGCGCTCCAAAGCGGTAGTGTTCCCACGTTCCAGTACTAGTTTTCTACGAGCGATCCCAGGCCTACGCTCCTACCACAAACAGACACAAACAAATTGAAGGTGGATCAATGGTCGAGGTGCTTTCAGATGTGTGCAAAACAGAATCAAACGGTCGACATCGCGAAATCATTCTTTTGCGCCCAACATACAACCCGAGCTCTTATCTCTGTTTCCACTCGCCTGCCACCCCATCAACGCCACGTGAGACGAACCCCCCTCCCTGAGCGCCGCCCGGCGCTCTCCTTCGCCGCCAACGTCCTCTCTCTTAGCTTCTTTCCTCCTCGGACTCCATCAACCACCTCACCTTCTTCTCAACCTCCGCCGCGCTCACCGCCCCCTCCTCGTACCCCTCCAACCCCACGGCCAGCCTCATTTCTTCTACCAAGAAAACTTTATTCATCCTCTGCTCACCGTACAGAGGCCACCCAATCATCGGCACGCCGGCGGACACCGCCTCCAGCACCGAGTTCCACCCGCAGTGAGTCACGAACGCGCCGACCGCCTGGTGGAGCAGCACCTCCACCTGTggcgcccacgacttcaccaccAGACCCCGGTCTTCCGTCCGCTCCAGAAACCTCTCCGGTAGTAACACGTCCAACTCCGGCTCCGGCGGCGGTGCGAACCGCTTTGCTGGGTCGTCCGTCGGCGGGCTCCGAACCACCCAGAGAAACCTCTGCCCACTCCCCTCAAGCCCGGCGGCGATTTCTTTGAGCTGCTCGGCCGAGAAGAGGCCAAGACTCCCGAAGCACAGGAAGACGACGCTTCCATTAGGCTGGCCGTCGAGCCACGAGAGGCACTCCTCTCGGCCTCGCTTGTTGTGGCTGTCCGAAGCGATGAGCGGGCCGACACAGTAGATGGGTGGCGTAGGGCGGCTGTCAGAGGCGCAGAGGCCGGCGGAGACCGACTCGACCGCCCTCGGCTCGAGGGAGGCGAAGGTGTTGATGAGGATCCCTTGGAAGTCGGATAAGCGGCGGGAGAAGTAGAGCAAGCCTTTGTAGGCCTCGTCGTCGCGGTCGAGCATGGGGAGGGGCATGTGGTCGGCGGGGAGCGGCGGGACGCCGGGGATGTGGAGGGGGATGCTGCCGAGGTCGCGGAAGCTGGCGGTGGACCGGTCGTGAATGGCGGGGAGGTGGAGGAAGGTGGCCATGACGGCGGCGCCGGAGGTGGCTAACAGGTAGGTGGGGATGCGGAGTTCGGTGGCGACGTCGAGGGCGAAGGTGCAGAAGAAGTCGAGGATGAGAGCGCGGGGGGAGGCGGAGCGGAGGAAGTCGAGGAGGCGTGGGTTGGAGCGGCGGAGGAGGTCGATGGCGAGGGCCTCAACGTTAAGGGATGGGTTGGGGGGACGGCGACGGGGGGAGGCGGTGGAAGGTGAGAGAGGGGAGGGCGGCGGAGACGCGGGCGATGAAGGGGGCGGTGGCGCCGGTATTGAAAGGGGGATCGACGATGATGACAGTGACGGCGATGCCATGGTGGAGGAGGAGCTTGGCCAGCTCCACCATGGGCGCCAAGTGGCCCATTCCCGGTGCAGGGTACAACACCACCAACTTCTTTCCAGCGGCCATTTCTTCTTTGCAGTGTCCGGACTCGCTTTTCCGCCTGCGTGGAAGAGACTATAATATGTTGGCCTGATGGTGGATGGAGAGGGTGGAATGGTGGATCCAGTGTGGGGCGAGACTTCACACCCTTGATCCGTCCATTGGGCGCGGCACTGGGATGGATCCAGAGGTTAATTATAGTCTTTGTTCATCTGACTGAGGAGACACGATGGCTCCCAACTCCCaagatttaaaaaaaactaaCCTCTTCTTTCGAAAAATCATAACTCTTCTAAAATAGGCGTCCGGTAAAaaagtattttaaaatattaaaaccaACAAAAATTTAGCAGATAaggttatttaaaaaaaatataaaaatcttttGCGAACTCAAACCCCACAAAGAAtttatttttaacaaaatataaataaaaatatttgggtAACTCATAGATATCATGTGGGCTTCGATCCCACTCAGTATTGATCTTATCCATTGTAAATCAGATCTTTTGGCTCAGACTTCTACTTGTTACGCATAGTATAGACCAATTAGATCTTTGTACATTGAGCacagtaaataataataataataataataataataataataataataataataataataataataataataataataataataatccatAACTGAAATCTACGAGAAAGAGTAGGCAGCATAATTAGGACACCACAGTCTGCCGATGCTTTTCAAAGGCATTGGAAACTAAGGTCGCTTATAAGCATCAGAATATTTTAAACTGATTTTTTACAATGCTAGTTTGTTGAGCGTCAGGAAGCCAGCATATAGATAATGCTAATTAGCATCATTATAGAGTGCCCATAGGATGATGCTAATTAGCATTGTCGAGAGCGGAATAACCCAAATCCTCACCCTGTTCCGACCCCAAAATCAATAGTCCCAATTgattaccatatctctcagctgATCCCAAGACTTCAATTCCCTGCTTCTCCTACCTCTTACTTGTCTCTCTTCCGAGCAAACTTCTCCTCTTCGCATTATCCCTACCCCTACCTTCTAATTCCATGCATCCCTCACTCCTCCAATTCTACCTCTCTTCTGATCCTAGCTCTCTCACAATCCCAACTCATCATAGACTTCTCCCAAGTGTCATCCAGCTTCTCCTCCTACGCTCCTCCTCCTCTGCTGCCATCATAGGACTATGAAAGGTTTGGTTCTATTGCCCATGATCTCCTTCTTTTGCTTCTGTAAGTCTGGTCTCTGCCATCAATTATTtttctctaatgataattattgctGTGGGTGTGGAACTTTCTTGATGTTATCTACTACCAGGATATTCATCAAAATTtgtttaatttttggatggaacctTTTTAATGTTTAGTTATAGCCGACCACTTTTTAACCTCAAATTGGTCATTTCTCAATGGCATAATTATGCGAAAAGTTTGAAACTTTTTGAAGATTTATAATTTTATCCTGAACTTTTATTTAGTGCAACTAGATCATTgaactttcaaattttttaaattcatatcCTGGATATGATTTTCATTACCTTACTATGATGGAGTTGTCACGTAATGTCATTGACCTACTTAGGTGGCCTCCTACAGCAATAGATCGATCTTAAGGAGATGAAAAATTATGTCATCTTAAATATGAAATTATGTCGCCTAAAGTTTTGAAgatgaaataaaaaatcaaaacctatgaAGGCATCGCTAAAAGCTTTGGTGACATAGCTTTAGAGATGTTGAATATATTATCACATATAGTTTGAGTGATCAGTAGTACATCTTCTAAGCTAAGAACATTGATCACCTTTCAGATATATTAGGCCATGTATTTCGTCACTTAAAAGCATACGTACCATGATATAACCAGATGTCGCCATAGACATGCTTAGTTGATGAGCATATTTATGACCATATCCCTTTTTAAAGTAACGAAAGACTACATCGCTTTTGACAACTTTGAGGtgacaaaatttttcatcataaaaaatgcaCCTAAGGTGATGAATATTGTCACTATCAAGGAGCTTATATGAAAATTGGATTGTTTGTCACCACAACATATTGTTGATGATGATTAGTATCACGATAGGCTTTTTTAAGCGACagtattataatttttgttaTCTAAAATTGTATTCATGTTGACGAAACTCTATCTTTGTCACTAAATGCTGAACCACTCTACCAAAGCTGGTTTTATACACTCAAAGCTGTGTCAACAATTTCATATTTCTCCATCAAACTTTCTCATACAATCATATAATTAACAAGATAAGCATAATTTATATATTCAATAAACTCCATCATCATTAAATGCAATACCAAAAGTATACAAGTTCATCATCCATCCATAATATTTTCATAATCCAAAATAACCATCTTAAACAACCATGCACATATCAGTGCTCAAATATACTTTCACCATAAAATAAAATAGCATCTTCAGCACTCAAAAGTGTTATTACAATAAGTAGTGTTTTCCCTCAACCCATCTAGTTGGCCTGtaacaacaaacaaaaaaaaaaaaaaaatcaaggtccATCTAATTAACATTTAACAAGCAATCAAAAACATGGTTTAGATAAAAATGGCCTTTCTCTAACACTAATACATCTTTTAAGTTTAACaagcaataaaataaatatgtgTCTCTATAAAATAAATATGGGTGGAGCATGGAAACAAGATCAAATAGGTTGGGCTATTGGGATTGTAATTAGGAACCATGAAGGTCATATCTAGGCCACAAGAATGAAGAAGTTTGAGCAAGCTCTTTCATCTGAGGTTGCAGAAGTAGTGAAATTATAAATATCTGAGTCTCTGAGTCCATAAAAGGATTGGCTAAAGACGAGCCTAGTTCTGATGGACATGTAGACATTTGTGATAGTAGGAGTTGCTCAAACATTACAAACTTTGATCCGAGTGCAAGCAGCTCCTTCTCCATCTTCATGTTATCCTCCTCCATCTTCTTGTTGTCCTTCTTCAAAGCAATATCGTCCTAGACTATGTTGTTCCATTCCTCTTTCGGGTTCCACTTCATTCGAGAGGGACCCACAACATGGGAGCTGTAACCACTTCCCATGTCCCGAAAATAATGGCCATGGATGTTCATCACCTCAGCATATATCTCATCTCTATGAGGTACTGTCTCACCATCCGAAATAGGATGATTCTCGATCTCCTTTATCTTTTCCTACATTGCcaaaattataaatgataatcaatgttagatgtctcctaattaacCTTATGGTCTAACTGAGTACAAAATCAGTAAAAATTTTTCAACAACGTAGCAGTAGGACTCATAATTGacataaaaaattaagataaacaTTTCAGGAGAAACTTGAATACCATCTAGCAAAGATGTTCCTAAATGCTTTTGATTAATATTTGGAAGGAATATCTTTAAATCTACTATAAACTTGTGTGAAGTTTCTAATCAGGTTTTGATTCCAATTAGTTATGATGATGACCTGACctctatatctgattttattactTTTAACCCCTACAATTTCTTATCTTATTCCTTCATATACTTTCTTCTTCATCTAGACTTTATTCAATGATATCTttgtctcttcttcttcttcattgtgAATAGAGAGCAGCAAAATCAATAAAAAGAATGTATAAACAATGCTTACATATATGCACAgagattcatcatcatgaaaactaGACTCCTCATCCACTACACCATGCACAGCACTCCATACTTCACTAGCTGGAGCCAACTCACCTGTTTCCTCATCCATCTACAAtacaaatatcatcaataaatagagTTGCTTATCCAAAAAAgttaagaaaacaaaaaaaacaaagcACCAATAGATCCTCACCATATTGTATTCATGTTGGAggaatgggattgggtctattgTATGCTTGATTTTCGCCTAAGCATGGCTAGCTGCACAACTCTCGCTCCTTGCCTATAGTCCAACATTCTTAAATTAATActtctaattactaaaaattatactATTGAATGTAAAAATAGCTCCCcttaaatattttattctttgatgattcaatctataaaagaaatgtgATTAAAACCTTCCACTCAGGCTTTTGTATTCTTTGAGAAGCTCTTGCTTCATACACTCTAGCATGTTATCTAGGAGATGATCCATGCGCTCTGCATCTGTATGTACTGGAGATATACCTTTCATATAATTtgctttttcatttttgatgtgTCTCACTCATATGAAAAATACAAAAGCTATAAAATTTGTCCTGCTTCTATTCTAGACTATCACACTTTAGTTTTTTATTTAGTTCATCCAGCTTTGAAACTTACATGGACTAATCAGACTCGCTACAAAGTATCTCTgccacattaaaacataaacgcAATCATTGCTTATAAACATATTTGTGTAATAAAGTAGTATGCCTACCTAGCAAAGCACATATTCATATAAAAagtaaaatatgagaaaaatttGCTTACATTTATGTCTGCCCAAATTGGGGTCTTCTTATCATCATATATTTTGTCCCACTCAAAAATAGGAGCGTGAACATGTTGTCTCGTAGCAAAGCCGAAATAGTTTCTTAGTAGAGTTTGATTTTTACCTACAGGCCTCTAATAGTCAGTACCTCGAGGAAAATACACAATCAGCTTCTTCTTTCCTGTTTTTGTCAATTTTTTGATGATGTTTGCCTTATATCGACCTCAAACCTTCTTCTCTTCAACCTGATGAACATATAGTTTATTTTAGAAAGAAGCTTTTTGACATGAAAAAATACTTTCAAGTTTCGTTCCTCCTTTTTTCCTATCTGCCATCTTGGGTTTTCATACCATCTCCATTCCTCCTTCCCATCTAACTATTGGATGCTGGCAACAGTTGGAAAACAGTAAGCAAAAGTGATTTAAAAAATAGGAATGTTCGAACAGATGGTAAGTATGAGAGTTGAAAGGTCTTCAAAGGAGTCTCCACTCTTTAGCATGGAGTCGATTAGGAGCTATGAAAGTACAGATCGGTGCAAGTGTGATGTTATACCTAGAATATAGACTTCATGGACTAATAACAATCTTGGATGAAGGTTTAGGGTTGTCCATACTATTAAGTGAGTATAATTAGTTTCCTAGATAGATGTTTCCACTTATCTGGTTATCCAAACTATTAAGTTGTTTGTTTCATTCATTTTGTTATATATAAGTTAGCTGGGGCCTCACTAACTGATCTCTATGATCTTGCCAGTTCACACATCTTGATGTACATATTTATCTTCATATGGTAGTGTATGTCTTTGCTTAACTATTTTATTTGTTTGTTAAGCTACTATGATAGCATCTAACCTCCTTATAACTATAGTGGAATGTATAACAAAGGAAAGGTAGTTACTCTTTCAACCTAGTTTtgtacatcaaaaaaataattgtaaTAATATTTATGTATATTTGTGGGTAACAGAATGATTCGTATTATGGATATTTCATATGAATTTATCATGAAATTAGGGGTCAAACAAAAGTGGCTTTACTTAGAAAAAGTATAAAACTAGGTACTTGAAATCAGAGGTGAGAAGATTATCTACAATGATTGGAAGGTATTGAGGAGAAAGTTCAGCTTGAAAGAACATATAGAATAAAAGAAGAGATAATTGATTTGTTAGAAGAGATAAAGGTTTTAAAAAGAGAGGCAGTAGACATCAAAGAAGAGATAGCAAGATTGAAGGCTGAACGATCTATATTGAGGAATGAGCTTTTAAAGCTTGCTGTAAGGAAGAAGCTTTATGTTATTGCAATTATACTTTCATAGATTCTGCTAATCTTGATGATCATGCTTTAGGTGATTGTCATTTTTGTGGCTATataataatcttaaaaataacttTTGTAATAgcgattatgttttgattgatcATTTTTTGAGCAACCGTCAGTGTGTCAGGCTATTATAAATAACCTTCATAATGAATATTATGCAATAATGATATTGAATATAATgctttatatttgatatttaaatttatagTACAATCCTTTACAGACAGCTTATTTCTATGTGATATCTAAATTGAAAAAAGAGTCATAATAACTATAAAATAATGAGCTATGAAATGTTGAAAAATGCATGTGCTGAAACCCTTCATAcatttgaaatatttgaaattCTTGGTACACTATAACATTTGAAACTCTTGAAATCCTTGATATATTGAAACATTTGAAACCCTTGAAACCCTTTTTTTAAGGCTGAAACAAGCTGCATTAGTGACTAAGGATGCAGTGAAATcggtttgaaattagtttcattgGTTATCCTGCACAAGTTTCCTCTCTTAACATCATAATTTGCAAAGTATCGCAGCTTCAGTCTTTTGTACATATGAACCTAAAACACTGAAGCTGAAACTCtttcacatgaaaaaaatatgtttcatTCATGTGCCATTGATCTCAGTCAGTGACCTATTTCATACATGTaccattgaaccaaattttaaatATCGAGTGAAATAATTTCAACAGAGCTACATATTTAACCAAGCGATGCACTGCACTTTGAGCTAGACATTGGACTCATGAAGCATTTAAGTTATAGAATAGTGGACTCCAAATTATTCCATTATACATTGAACTTAAAGTCATGAAAAATTAGACTATGTTATTACAAACATGAAGTAGAAATACTGAACTTCAAATTGTGCCATTGAAATGGACATAAAGCTTTTAGGGCACAATGAAGTAGAACCAGAAAACTATAGGGCATAATGAAATAAAGCTTTTAGCTGATCCTTAAACTACATATTGATCTATGATACAATGAATCAAGCATTGAACTACACATTGAGCCAAATATTGAAATCATAAAACATTAAACCTGAAACTCTACCTTTCACATGAAAATAATGTGTTTCAATATTCAAGTGCCATTAATCTCAATCAGTAACCTATTTTATACATGTGCCATTAAATCAAGTCCTAAGCATTGAGCCAAACAGTTTCAATTGTGCCAAGCAATGAACTATTTATTGAGCCAAACATTTAACCAAGCAATACATTGTACTTTGAGTGAGACAACTCATAGAACATTCGAGACATGAAACATTGGACTTCAAACTATTCCATTACACATTAAACTTAAAGTTATTGAGCCAAACATTGGACTGTGCCATTATaaatatgaagtagaaatattgaaCTTCAAATTGTGTCACTGAAATGAACATGAAATGAAACATAATACATTGAAGTCATGTTACATTAAAGTAGTGATACATTATATTATGCCATTGAAATGCATATCTAATGAACAACAACATTAAACATAAAACCTTCAAGTAATGATACATTAGATATGTAAAGTCTTCAGCTGATCTTTTAACAAGCACATTGAATTGCAATACTAAATATAAATATTGAACTGCATATTGAACTACAACATAATGAATCAAGCAATACACTACATTTTGAGCTAAATATTGAAATCATACAATCTTGAAGTCCTTCCACGTATTGAAGTTATGATACATTACACTGTGCCATTAGACATGTGAAGTGAAAACATTACACATCAACTATGTCATTGAAATGCACATCAAATGAAACATCAATGCCTGTGAACAATGAAATAAAGCCTTCAGATAGTCCTTTAACATGCACATTGAATTGCAATACTATCATTCAAGCATTAAACTTCACATTGACCTAAATATTGAACTCATGAAACATTAAATTAAGTCATGATATATTAAACTTGAAACATTACAATATTTCATTGAACTCATGAACATTAAAGTGAAACATTGAAGTTATAAACATTGAACTAAAATTGAGGTCATGATATATTAAAGCTACAACACTATACTATTCTATTAGAGTCATGGACATTGAACTGAAATATTAAAGTCATGAACATTAAAATGACATAAACACTACAACTATATTCATAtggataaaataaaattatttcataataagTAAAAATTGAACAATTAATAAACTATCCGgcctaataaaaaatatcaaatgatAACAATTCTTTTAAACATCACCAACACTGCTTTCTTAAGTTTCTGACTAAGAAGACAGTGATCGAGCAGATTCTTAGCATGCTTTCTCCTTCTTGTATCAACACAAAATCTTAGTGAACCTATACTTAGTTGGGTTGCTCCTTCATGACTCAAATGCTGCACTCTACCTGATCTTTGTGAAATAGAGAGTGTTGATATTAGCTGAGATTTATCATATGAactaaataatgataaaattcttATCATAAAGAATCTCTTCCCACTATTAGATATATACCACCAATAACCATGAGGTAGCCTTTCTTATATCTCTTCCCACTATTAGATATATACAACCAATAACCATGAGGTAGCCTTTCTTATCTTGGCCTCTTCTTAGTTTCGATGGAGCTTTGATCATTCTGCTGCTCAACAGTTTCAGCAGCTATCAATTATTTTGTTCGTGTCTTTTTTGGTAACTTTAGTTGCCCTTTTAAGTGGCTCTATTGAACATAACCTAGTGTAACAAGGATAAATACTGTCAAAGATATTAAAGCTAAAATGGTATATAACACATATAGCTTAGTTATTGTCATAACCTTATTAGCTCTTGGCCTACCTCTAGATCTTTTGGATGCTGGATAATGAGACAAATCAATATTTGATGATCATTATCCAAATCAACATTTGATGAATCACTTTTACTAAGACATCCTTATTTGTTATGATCTATTTTGAAGCAAATCGGACAAACATGCTAGGATAGTTTGTGAGGATTCTTTGACTCCTCATGTGGATCTTTCCTTCTATTGTTCTTCAGTCTGCTAGGCATTACCCTCATAGGTGGAGATAGAACTATTTCTGCACCTATCCTAGATCAAACTACATCTATTGACATGTTGAAGAGCAAACTCATAGCATCTTCTTCATGCATCCTTTGTATAGCATTCTTCTATATAAGCCtctacactattttttttttatgctatATTACTGATATTGCATGAATGCATAGAATACCTGTTAGATTTCATTCATTGCATGCATAAGTCCTAGGCTCTAAGCTCACTTCATAGTACCGACCCTTTCATATCATTTTATACTTTCTATCATCATTATAAAATTGCTCGTACCATCTACTCTTTGACTTATTCTCTTTTCGATCTTCTCTTGAATTTGGGGGAATAAATTTTCATGTCATTTCTTaatatcttctcttttctttgtcATTCAATCATTAATGCCTTTCATATATCTTCAAGCATATTAACTATTGGCTTCTCCTTTGCCTGTACTATGTAACCATTGAATGCTTTAGACATATCGTTATTAATGACATCATAATAAAAAAATGGACTGAAGAAAGCCTTCATAAACTTTCTTGATTTTGCATTATTGAAGTCCTTCCATGCTTCCTTTGATGGTCCTTTCAGTTTATCTATtacatcaagaaaaaatttttcagtTGTACACTTGGCAATCTTGAAGAAGGTGGACTTAAAACTCCATCTTTATGCTTCTTCATTCAATTTTCATAGAGGTACTTTCCATAGTCCATACAATTGAAAATATCTAGTTGTTAGCATATTTGTCAATGGTAGATAAGAGCTCATTCATACAAACCTATTTAAGAAAACATCCATCTAGGCCAAATATAGGCTTACAAGTTTCCAGAAAATCCCAACAAAGAGCTTTGAAACCTATATACAATCTCTGGAATTGCACTCCATTAGTAGGCCTATTAATCTTTAAGATTACTATTATCTCTTTATAGTAATCAAGTAGCTTGCTATTATACTTATGGTGAGATCCTCTAATAGTCTCCAAAGTCATATGACTTATTCTCCAACATTTAGACACACTtacatctacttcaaatttcatcTTAATGTGCTTCATTTCTTTGAGCTTATAACTAGGATGTATCCTAAGTTTATCCTCAAACTTTTTTGCAATCTATTTGGCTATCATTTGACTATTCTTAtaactttttatatatttaagtTCTCTAAAATTAATCTTTATTTGAAACTTATCTAAACATTTCTCATATAAACGCCATAGCCAAAATGGATAACCATTAAATGCATATTTTACCTTTGCTTAGATCACTTCATTCTGGATAAATCTTACATCATACCTCTGTGCTACACTGTACTTAACTATAATATTTTTGAAGTGCTCTATGGTATTGAATAACATACTTTTAGAAAAACCAACATCCCACATATCAGTGTCAAGGTTAAAATAAAGTCATCTCTTCCTCTTCCTAAGGTCACCAACGTCAAGTTCAAGAGTTGACTTAGGTGTATCAAAATCAAAAGAATTGTGATACTCACTATAGTAGCCTATCTACTCTTAAACTTCCTCCAAAATAATAGCTTCTGTTGGTCCTGTAATCCCACTGATAGGTGTTGGTTGATCCTTGTACACCTCATCaactctttttctatttttactcTTTGCTTTCTTGACTTTGTCCCTCATAGCTATCAACTCATCATCATTAGCTAATATCTCAGCATCTATATCGTAGCTGTATCACTCTCCTCATCACTATCACTGTATAGTCTATACTCTTCATCCTCACTATCTTTCTCAGCAACCCTAGGAGTCCCAGATCTCTCAGATATTTTTGTTCCTCTTACTTCTTAGTTCTTTGATTGAAACCACTTTCTAATTTGCTCTCCAATTGCCTtactgactttgctcaagtttccATGAGCTCTTTTCTTTGCTCTATCACTACTTTCTTTACCCCATGCTTGCTTTTTACCATATTCTTTGGTTGTAATCACTACTTCTTGAGTTTGGTTCTCATCAATCTGCTTTGTATAACTTTGAGTCCTAAGTTTGCTTCTTGATTGTCTCATACTTGTTTTTTTCTGGACTACTTCATACTTCATGTACACATGAAGATTTTTATTTATAGCCAAAGCAACATTTATCATTTCTTTTAGCTGACTACTTCAAATGAAGCATCATTCTTTGATTTTTATTGGGAATAAAGATCTTGCAGAATAATCTCACAACTTCATCCATACATAACAActccattttttttatttgtcaAAAGAGAATGTTTCTATCTCACTAATGTTGTAATAGGTCACACTCCCTCCAACATGTTCACTATATCCCTTCTTGTTGACAAACTTGACATCATAATACATAGCAATAGTTATAATGTCCATTCTACATGACATATCAAAAGGATTAGTAACAAACAAAATTTAgaaatagatattttatttctattataCAAGATGATCAATTTTATGATTCtgtaaaaaataaacaaaaggtcAACTTGATTGGCTTGTCAGCTTAAAGTAGAAGAATAACGGACAAATTATGAATTCAAACTATAATAGCTAGCAAATTATTAATGGTATGTATAATTAAGAAAGCAGCCCATAACTACCCTACAATCTTTATATGCATCCAATATTAAGGATATTTGATACTTAGAC from Elaeis guineensis isolate ETL-2024a chromosome 4, EG11, whole genome shotgun sequence includes these protein-coding regions:
- the LOC105037107 gene encoding LOW QUALITY PROTEIN: UDP-glycosyltransferase 88A1 (The sequence of the model RefSeq protein was modified relative to this genomic sequence to represent the inferred CDS: inserted 4 bases in 3 codons), with translation MAAGKKLVVLYPAPGMGHLAPMVELAKLLLHHGIAVTVIIVDPPFNTGATAPFIARVSAALPSLTFHRLPPSPSXPNPSLNVEALAIDLLRRSNPRLLDFLRSASPRALILDFFCTFALDVATELRIPTYLLATSGAAVMATFLHLPAIHDRSTASFRDLGSIPLHIPGVPPLPADHMPLPMLDRDDEAYKGLLYFSRRLSDFQGILINTFASLEPRAVESVSAGLCASDSRPTPPIYCVGPLIASDSHNKRGREECLSWLDGQPNGSVVFLCFGSLGLFSAEQLKEIAAGLEGSGQRFLWVVRSPPTDDPAKRFAPPPEPELDVLLPERFLERTEDRGLVVKSWAPQVEVLLHQAVGAFVTHCGWNSVLEAVSAGVPMIGWPLYGEQRMNKVFLVEEMRLAVGLEGYEEGAVSAAEVEKKVRWLMESEXGKKLRERTLAAKESAGXALREGGSSHVALMGWQASGNRDKSSGCMLGAKE